A DNA window from Purpureocillium takamizusanense chromosome 9, complete sequence contains the following coding sequences:
- a CDS encoding uncharacterized protein (COG:S~EggNog:ENOG503P0WT) — MSLFRQLMSNSKTRSSGGCWTCRVRRKKCTENKPECDTCKALEITCYFEDEKPEWMDGGPKQKEMAEAIKSQVKKQASHRRDRKYLEMLEAGTKSVSLSDDALTPSTARKDRHDGTSGASDTDPSPRSNEMDSTPASSNTNGTSPSEAPWHSQLFVREEDPASAPDVDIHFLMIYLDYVFPYLFPHYRPPVLAGGRGWILDVLQSNKSVYHTAISLASSFFAVVLANGEQEHEECTLRMVHKLETQLELGLSELRKEMRLLTSARSGFDNEKALVVMQSIIQMLFFEVSTSNKDNWKVHLDAAVFLFHQILPNPEQWTVTLNNLYTPKWPPPAMGLRRPWSTNQAALRFFTGTLLYIDVLASVTLGNAPRLQQYQASVIPGCPSEVCTPEPAPVGPLMLEEFFGLPNWVVQVLGDVAALESWKRVQKQTGSLSVSELVSRGQVLADAIKGGLQVLEAGYDTRANTQEITFQLLVSDPVGGEEARRPSFQIIWLLATLSYLNVVVNGWQPSSPDVRWPVSRATELLSNVPKGSCLRALAWPMCVCGCLSPEEDEPAYRAMGERLGPLKIFGTVKEALEIMEKVWSRRGQLDESWDVSRCLNILGHGVLLI, encoded by the coding sequence atgtcTCTCTTCCGGCAGCTCATGTCCAACAGCAAGACCCGGTCgtcgggcggctgctggacgTGCCGGGTGAGGCGGAAGAAGTGCACCGAGAACAAGCCCGAGTGCGACACATGCAAGGCCCTGGAGATCACCTGCTActtcgaggacgagaagcccGAGTGGATGGACGGCGGGCCCAAGCAAAAGGAAATGGCAGAGGCCATCAAGTCCCAGGTCAAGAAGCAGGCtagccaccgccgcgaccgcaAGTATCTCGAGATGCTCGAGGCCGGTACCAAGTCTGTGTCTCTCAGCGATGACGCCCTGACGCCTTCCACGGCCCGCAAGGATCGCCACGACGGCACGTCCGGGGCGTCGGACACGGATCCCTCGCCGCGGAGCAATGAGATggactcgacgcccgcgtccagcaacaccaacggcacgtcgccgtccgagGCGCCCTGGCACAGCCAGCTCTTTGTGCGCGAGGAGGACCCGGCCTCGGCCCCGGACGTCGACATCCACTTCCTCATGATTTATCTCGACTACGTCTTCCCGTATCTGTTTCCGCActaccgcccgcccgtcctcgccggcggccgcggctggATCCTGGACGTGCTGCAGAGCAACAAGTCCGTCTATCACACGGCCATTTCCCTCGCCAGCTCCTTCTTCGCCGTTGTGCTGGCCAACGGCGAACAAGAGCACGAGGAGTGCACGCTGCGCATGGTGCACAAGCTCGAGACGCAGCTGGAGCTCGGCCTCTcggagctgcgcaaggagaTGCGGCTCCTGACAAGCGCCAGGTCGGGTTTCGACAACGAAAAGGCCCTTGTCGTCATGCAGAGTATCATTCAAATGCTCTTCTTCGAGGTTTCCACGTCTAACAAGGACAACTGGAAGGTGCACTTGGATGCCGCCGTCTTTCTCTTTCACCAGATTCTCCCGAACCCAGAGCAGTGGACCGTGACGCTGAACAACCTGTACACACCCAAGTGGCCGCCACCTGCCATGGGCTTGAGGCGGCCTTGGAGCACCAATCAGGCGGCTCTGCGCTTCTTCACCGGGACGCTCCTGTACATAGATGTCCTCGCGAGCGTCACCCTAGGTAATGCACCTCGTTTGCAGCAGTACCAAGCGAGCGTCATCCCTGGCTGCCCGTCCGAGGTCTGCACGCCGGAGCCCGCGCCGGTCGGGCCTCTCATGTTGGAGGAGTTCTTCGGCTTGCCCAACTGGGTCGTGCAGGTGCTGggcgatgtcgccgccctcgagtcGTGGAAGAGAGTGCAGAAACAAACGGGCTCGCTGTCCGTCAGTGAGCTGGTCTCTCGCGGCCAGGTGCTAGCCGACGCCATCAAAGGCGGCCTTCAGGTCCTCGAAGCCGGCTACGACACGAGAGCAAATACGCAGGAAATCACCTTTCAGCTGCTAGTTTCTGATCCTgtgggcggggaggaggcacGGCGACCATCGTTCCAGATAATATGGCTGCTCGCAACACTGAGTTAtctcaacgtcgtcgtcaacggctGGCAACCATCGAGCCCGGACGTCCGTTGGCCTGTGTCCAGGGCCACGGAGCTCCTCTCCAATGTGCCCAAGGGCTCGTGcctgcgggcgctggcgtGGCCCATGTGCGTCTGCGGATGCCTGTCTCcggaagaagacgagccgGCCTATCGCGCCATGGGCGAGCGGCTGGGACCACTCAAGATTTTTGGGACGGTCAAGGAGGCCCTGGAGATTATGGAAAAGGTGTGGTCGAGGCgtggccagctcgacgagtcGTGGGATGTGTCCAGGTGTCTCAATATTCTGGGACATGGCGTTTTGCTTATTTGA
- the CTR3 gene encoding Copper Transporter integral membrane protein that functions in high affinity copper transport (TransMembrane:3 (o79-98i158-175o181-200i)~COG:P~EggNog:ENOG503P3B6) encodes MDHDHATMTGTMAMGSMSHTMSMAMPTTTSGAAHNHAGHDMGGMDMGGGGNSCKISMLFNFYTVDACFLSNQWHVTSSGMFAGSCIGVFLLAMSLEFLRRSVKEFDRFLVRQHIAKHQPGAAADHGSVSSKDAAVRNAAAGACPAVVPPFRPNVFQQAIRAFLHFLQFTVAYFLMLLAMYFNIYIIVSIILGAFFGAFIFQWETLPLIGQQTSAAQEATVCCG; translated from the exons ATGGACCACGATCACGCGACCATGACGGGCACCATGGCCATGGGCTCCATGTCCCACACCAtgtccatggccatgcccaccaccacctcgggcgccgcccacaaccacgccggccacgacatgggcggcatggacatgggcggcggcggcaacagctgCAAGATCTCC ATGCTCTTCAACTTCTACACCGTCGACGCGTGCTTCCTCTCGAACCAGTGGCACGTCACCTCGAGCGGCATGTTCGCCGGCTCCTGCATcggcgtcttcctcctcgccatgtCGCTCGAATTCCTCCGCCGATCCGTCAAGGAGTTTGACCGGttcctcgtccgccagcACATCGCCAAGcaccagcccggcgccgccgccgaccacggCTCCGTCAGTAGcaaggacgccgccgtccggaacgccgccgctggtgcttGCCCTGCCGTCGTCCCGCCCTTCCGCCCCAACGTCTTCCAGCAGGCGATCCGAGCCTTTCTGCATTTCCTGCAGTTCACCGTCGCCTATTTCCTCATGCTG CTGGCCATGTACTTCAACATTTACATCATCGTGAGCATCATCCTCGGTGCCTTCTTCGGGGCCTTCATCTTCCAGTGGGAGACGCTGCCCCTGAT TGGACAACagacgagcgccgcgcaGGAGGCCACCGTCTGCTGTGGCTAA
- a CDS encoding uncharacterized protein (EggNog:ENOG503P079~COG:S), translating to MVKIAIAGGSGSLYPQRHSTCFADESTCLPRTAVDVAQEVIDVLVATKRHEILLLSRKDAPDGWTVPGVQWVRTSYEDAQELASILQGVHTVLSFIVVHSDIGNTSQSNLIDASIEAGVKRFAPSEWASSSFEYMDWYAGKAEIREYLRKLNEDEKVLEYSLFQPGLFANYLTYPYKSANHVVPIETPIDFNSCRALVVDGAEDARITLTTVQDLAQVVARAVEYDGEWPMIGGVRGTELTVGQLLALGGKIRGSYSPLYSSFGGGREHTPRADLDRFRQELRCGQAQSF from the exons ATGGTCAAGATTGCCATTGCTGGTGGATCTGGCAGTTTGTACCCCCAGCGGCATTCTACATGTTTTGCTGATGAAAGCACATGCTTACCGAGAACCGCCGTAGATGTCGCCCAGGAAGTCATCGACGTTCTCGTCGCCACCAAAAGGCACGAAATCCTGCTCCTGTCCAGAAAG GACGCACCCGACGGATGGACCGTCCCCGGCGTACAATGGGTCCGCACAAGCTACGAGGACGCGCAGGAGCTCGCAAGCATACTGCAAGGCGTGCACACCGTGCTGTCGTTCATCGTCGTGCACTCAGATATTGGCAACACATCACAGAGTAATCTAATCGACGCTTCCatcgaggcgggcgtgaaACGCTTCGCGCCAAGTGAATGGGCATC GTCTTCCTTTGAGTACATGGACTGGTACGCGGGCAAAGCTGAGATCAGAGAGTACCTGCGCAAACTAAACGAGGACGAAAAA GTCCTCGAGTATTCGCTGTTTCAGCCCGGCTTGTTTGCGAATTACCTGACGTACCCTTATAAATCCGCCAACCACGTTGTGCCCATCGAAACGCCCATCGACTTCAACAGTTGCCGAGCCCTTGTGGtagacggcgccgaggatgcaCGCATCACGCTTACGACGGTCCAGGATCTTGCGCAAGTCGTGGCCCGGGCAGTAGAGTATGATGGCGAATGGCCCATGATCGGTGGCGTGCGGGGGACGGAGCTTACAGTCGGGCAactccttgccctcggcggcaagaTTCGCGGTTCGTATTCACCCCTGTACAGTAGCTTTGGGGGAGGACGGGAACATACACCTCGTGCTGACCTAGATCGATTCAGGCAGGAGCTTCGTTGTGGACAAGCTCAAAGCTTCTGA
- a CDS encoding uncharacterized protein (EggNog:ENOG503P079~COG:S) yields the protein MVKIAIAGGSGSLYPQRHSTCFADESTCLPRTAVDVAQEVIDVLVATKRHEILLLSRKDAPDGWTVPGVQWVRTSYEDAQELASILQGVHTVLSFIVVHSDIGNTSQSNLIDASIEAGVKRFAPSEWASSSFEYMDWYAGKAEIREYLRKLNEDEKVLEYSLFQPGLFANYLTYPYKSANHVVPIETPIDFNSCRALVVDGAEDARITLTTVQDLAQVVARAVEYDGEWPMIGGVRGTELTVGQLLALGGKIRGRSFVVDKLKASDLKAGELKSSWRPTAGHPAFSPEEFKAFFVKLMSGILLGISAETMRVSDEWNRLLPDYHFTPADDFLAEAWRDKP from the exons ATGGTCAAGATTGCCATTGCTGGTGGATCTGGCAGTTTGTACCCCCAGCGGCATTCTACATGTTTTGCTGATGAAAGCACATGCTTACCGAGAACCGCCGTAGATGTCGCCCAGGAAGTCATCGACGTTCTCGTCGCCACCAAAAGGCACGAAATCCTGCTCCTGTCCAGAAAG GACGCACCCGACGGATGGACCGTCCCCGGCGTACAATGGGTCCGCACAAGCTACGAGGACGCGCAGGAGCTCGCAAGCATACTGCAAGGCGTGCACACCGTGCTGTCGTTCATCGTCGTGCACTCAGATATTGGCAACACATCACAGAGTAATCTAATCGACGCTTCCatcgaggcgggcgtgaaACGCTTCGCGCCAAGTGAATGGGCATC GTCTTCCTTTGAGTACATGGACTGGTACGCGGGCAAAGCTGAGATCAGAGAGTACCTGCGCAAACTAAACGAGGACGAAAAA GTCCTCGAGTATTCGCTGTTTCAGCCCGGCTTGTTTGCGAATTACCTGACGTACCCTTATAAATCCGCCAACCACGTTGTGCCCATCGAAACGCCCATCGACTTCAACAGTTGCCGAGCCCTTGTGGtagacggcgccgaggatgcaCGCATCACGCTTACGACGGTCCAGGATCTTGCGCAAGTCGTGGCCCGGGCAGTAGAGTATGATGGCGAATGGCCCATGATCGGTGGCGTGCGGGGGACGGAGCTTACAGTCGGGCAactccttgccctcggcggcaagaTTCGCG GCAGGAGCTTCGTTGTGGACAAGCTCAAAGCTTCTGACCTCAAAGCTGGCGAGCTGAAATCCTCTTGGAGGCCAACCGCGGGCCACCCAGCCTTTTCTCCGGAGGAGTTCAAGGCCTTTTTTGTGAAGCTCATGTCGGGGATTCTGCTGGGCATATCCGCTGAGACCATGCGGGTCTCGGATGAGTGGAATCGTCTGCTGCCAGACTACCATTTTACGCCGGCCGATGACTTTTTGGCTGAGGCATGGCGCGATAAGCCATAG
- a CDS encoding Cyclopropane-fatty-acyl-phospholipid synthase (EggNog:ENOG503NV5J~COG:M), with the protein MLEHTGIDYLHEYFGVIKDLLTENGSIATFQATMMSESYQADSQATGSFICKHIFPGGYLPTLTETVAAINKGAGDHFVIDRVENFGGLGRAFQAWGEAFDQDFDARIRPDLVTRQLCDAEIEKFRRKWRFYFAYCQAGFEEQVLRTVTVRLVRMGTSILAQDYYM; encoded by the exons ATGCTAGAGCACACGGGAATCGACTACCTACACGAATATTTCGGAGTGATCAAAGATCTGTTGACAGAAAATGGCTCCATTGCAACTTTCCAGGCCACAATGATGTCGGAGTCT TACCAGGCGGATAGCCAAGCAACTGGAAG CTTCATCTGCAAACAT ATCTTTCCCGGGGGTTATCTGCCTACTCTAACGGAGACGGTTGCGGCAATCAATAAGGGGGCAGGTGACCATTTCGTGATCGATAGGGTCGAGAATtttggcggccttggaagAGCGTTTCAAGCCTGGGGTGAAGCCTTCGACCAAGACTTCGACGCTCGAATACGCCCCGATCTGGTTACTAGGCAGCTCTGCGATGCAGAGATCGAAAAGTTCAGACGAAAGTGGCGG TTTTACTTCGCATACTGCCAGGCCGGGTTCGAGGAACAGGTTCTTCGGACAGTAACAGTTAGACTTGTACGTATGGGGACTTCGATTCTGGCACAGGATTACTACATGTAA
- a CDS encoding uncharacterized protein (EggNog:ENOG503NWJC~COG:Q), whose translation MENYAALRDQHLQGRLLQLFERAGTNTLQLHLVGRHTHITIEPENIQTILATDQKKWNLTSQRKGGLHPLLGKGIFTTDGLEWQHSRRTLRPYFDRSQVRNFVSLEKHVSRLLAKIPRNGDTVDLSELFFRLTLDSATEMLFGESTDVVSEARGKRFAESFARAQADAAKRSQLGWLYNLMPQSRNAKRDTEFVQDFVDHYVEKGLSRYSQLKNGNRDVEDTQRPVVLEGLVRQTDDRVRIRSELLNILLAGRDTTASLLTNIWFILSKRPDLWRKLQEDVAT comes from the coding sequence ATGGAGAACTATGCGGCGTTGCGCGACCAACACCTGCAGGGACGGTTGCTCCAACTATTCGAGCGTGCTGGAACAAATACCCTTCAACTACACCTAGTTGGGCGCCACACGCACATTACCATTGAGCCAGAGAACATACAGACTATCCTAGCCACTGACCAAAAGAAGTGGAACTTGACTAGCCAAAGGAAGGGCGGCCTGCATCCTCTACTGGGGAAAGGGATCTTCACTACAGATGGACTTGAATGGCAGCACTCACGAAGGACACTCCGGCCATATTTCGATCGCTCGCAAGTCAGGAACTTCGTGTCGCTAGAGAAGCATGTCTCGCGCCTCCTTGCCAAGATTCCCCGCAACGGCGATACCGTGGATCTCAGCGAGCTCTTCTTTCGCTTAACTCTGGATTCAGCTACTGAGATGCTATTTGGCGAGTCAACTGATGTCGTCTCCGAGGCCAGGGGCAAGCGTTTCGCAGAATCTTTTGCACGGGCGCAGGCAGATGCAGCTAAACGCTCCCAGCTAGGCTGGCTGTATAATTTGATGCCCCAGTCAAGGAACGCCAAAAGAGACACTGAGTTCGTTCAGGATTTCGTCGACCATTACGTCGAAAAAGGACTCTCCAGGTATTCCCAGCTGAAGAATGGCAACCGAGACGTGGAAGACACGCAGCGCCCCGTGGTTCTGGAGGGACTCGTTCGGCAAACCGACGATCGTGTCCGCATCCGGAGCGAGTTACTCAATATCCTCCTCGCAGGTCGGGACACCACTGCATCGCTTCTAACCAATATCTGGTTCATACTTAGCAAGCGGCCGGATTTGTGGCGCAAGCTTCAGGAGGATGTCGCTACTTGA
- a CDS encoding uncharacterized protein (COG:K~EggNog:ENOG503PBQJ) — translation MSSDTSDEVPAALRSLAMAAPRPGQPMHPPSRPLPPRRARIGITVACEPCRKRKSRCNGQRPKCASCIHRGLHCQYVSATASETNSEALKRKVTEMQQTIEDHERLYAALRNMSEQDSHAVLDKLRLGADVSTVLRQIKEGDLLLQLSLVPESRRRYEFPYSANMPAYLQTPDNPYLRSPIHGFTINDESTLGQLTSPRPDDRIHRYHGMYVQPYHSAIIIDDRLAEIELSRWTSVTADNRLMRKMLHAYLLHEYPTFPALNKDIFLQAAIDNDKRFCSPLLVNALLAEASHCFIGLPHREQFWNPKTVGYSFLAEAKRLWELQADTTLDLPTLQATLILHITYSMHGMDKIGFPYLVRAVTMAKQLRLLDGNKHIRSTRLRHARDFTAWCLFNWQTLMGYYYFRAPIIKTPPASTLPDPDRHPSWYGGLVLRYSLNPTSFLSPLGHMFSAVSRLRVIINDLAILQFGNKNSQGPQYLTSESVRQILSRLEFWYTSLPPSLGPDNIALPWHFKLHMEYQALVFALTQIRTVEGIPSPVSPAPTGEEDVAKTAPGSGLSALGRLETVARLYFIRHSFEFCDAFLLLFLSTLGMAALERLHGSAGNPDMLKSARSTLVLSIKGLRDQGQHIHMAAATYRLLCDRLSPDEMSVVRGHAQWNPVDENKPLVAHHIQSEWPLAILGRDGDPEVSSLEALASKYDRLSLEEANDSASQGFRSESESGSEDQYMETT, via the exons ATGTCGAGTGACACGTCAGACGAGGTCCCCGCGGCCCTAcgctccttggccatggcagctcctcgtcctggcCAGCCCATGCACCCACCCTCTCGTCCGCtgcccccgcgccgcgcccgcatAGGCATCACCGTCGCCTGTGAGCCCTGCCGCAAGCGCAAGTCAAGA TGCAACGGACAGCGGCCCAAGTGTGCTTCATGCATTCACCGCGGCCTCCACTGCCAATACGTCTCGGCCACCGCTTCCGAAACCAACTCGGAAGCGCTCAAGAGAAAGGTTACGGAGATGCAGCAGACTATCGAAGACCACGAGCGTCTCTATGCTGCCTTGAGGAACATGAGCGAGCAGGATTCCcacgccgtgctcgacaaACTGCGGCTGGGAGCCGATGTCAGCACTGTCCTGCGTCAAATCAAGGAGGGCGACCTTCTGCTCCAGCTATCCCTAGTTCCCGAATCACGGAGGCGATACGAATTCCCGTACTCCGCCAACATGCCTGCCTACTTGCAGACCCCAGACAACCCCTATCTCCGGTCCCCAATCCACGGCTTCACCATCAACGACGAATCCACACTCGGACAGCTCACGTCTCCGCGGCCCGACGACAGGATACATCGCTATCACGGCATGTACGTGCAGCCATATCActccgccatcatcatcgatgATCGTCTCGCGGAGATCGAGCTGTCTCGCTGGACCTCCGTGACGGCGGACAATAGGCTCATGAGGAAGATGCTGCACGCCTACCTACTACACGAATATCCGACCTTCCCGGCGCTCAACAAGGACATATTCCTCCAAGCTGCCATCGACAACGACAAACGCTTTTGCTCTCCGCTTCTCGTCAACGCTCTCTTGGCCGAAGCATCG CACTGTTTCATTGGCCTCCCCCACCGCGAACAGTTTTGGAACCCAAAGACTGTTGGCTACTCCTTTCTCGCCGAGGCAAAACGCCTATGGGAGCTTCAAGCGGATACGACACTCGACCTCCCAACTTTGCAGGCGACCCTAATTCTACACATCACGTACagcatgcatggcatggacaAGATTGGCTTCCCCTATCTTGTCAGGGCCGTCACGATGGCAAAGCAACTTCGCCTGCTCGATGGCAACAAACACATTCGCAGTACCCGATTACGACACGCACGCGACTTCACCGCATGGTGTCTGTTCAACTGGCAGAC GTTGATGGGCTACTACTATTTCCGCGCCCCCATCATCAagacgccgccagcatcgACCCTGCCAGACCCTGACCGCCATCCATCTTGGTATGGGGGCCTCGTGCTGAGATACAGTTTAAACCCAACCTCTTTCCTATCGCCTCTGGGACACATGTTCAGTGCTGTGTCGAGGCTCAGGGTCATCATCAATGACCTCGCTATCCTACAATTTGGCAACAAAAACTCTCAAGGACCACAGTACTTGACTTCCGAGAGTGTGCGCCAAATTCTTTCCAGGCTTGAATTTTGGTACACAAGCCTTCCACCTTCACTGGGCCCTGATAATATTGCCCTACCATGGCATTTTAAGCTGCA CATGGAATACCAGGCTTTAGTCTTTGCCCTAACACAAATACGGACCGTCGAAGGCATCCCGTCTCCAGTATCTCCTGCACCGaccggcgaggaagatgtGGCGAAAACCGCGCCAGGGAGCGGCTTAAGCGCTCTCGGCCGTCTGGAGACGGTCGCTCGATTGTACTTTATCCGACATAGCTTCGAGTTCTGCGACGCCTTTTtgcttctcttcctctcaACGCTTGGAATGGCAGCGTTGGAGCGCCTGCACGGCTCGGCAGGGAACCCCGACATGCTCAAGAGCGCCCGTTCTACGCTTGTCCTAAGCATTAAAGGCCTGCGTGATCAAGGACAGCACATTCACATGGCTGCCGCCACCTATCGGCTTCTTTGCGATCGGTTATCACCCGATGAAATGTCGGTGGTTCGAGGGCACGCCCAGTGGAACCCAGTTGATGAGAACAAGCCACTTGTGGCCCATCACATTCAGTCGGAATGGCCGTTGGCCATCcttggccgcgacggcgacccaGAGGTGTCTTCATTGGAGGCCCTTGCCAGCAAATACGATCGATTGTCCCTGGAAGAAGCCAATGACTCCGCATCACAAGGCTTCCGATCAGAGTCGGAGTCTGGCTCAGAGGATCAATACATGGAAACAACTTAG
- a CDS encoding uncharacterized protein (TransMembrane:12 (o54-71i83-101o113-134i146-168o188-208i220-244o250-270i291-322o342-363i370-391o403-424i436-459o)~EggNog:ENOG503NV2B~COG:P): MSTTIASAAVSIATKTLTVTAAATSAGGDANRAPPQGGVLEGANPSKYDPGNPIILFIIQTCLIVIVCHVLHWPLAKIRQPRVIAEVVGGIILGPSVMGHVPGFREAIFPKASLSNLNLVANLGLVLYLFLIGLETDVRFLISNWRVATSVAFAGLALPFGLGCALAWGIYHAFRDDAGIKPINFEVYMLFIGIAIAITAFPVLCRILTELKLLDTSVGVITLSAGVANDVVGWVLLALCVALVNAGSGLTALWILLCCLGFMLLLMYGVRPALIWLLRRTGSIENGPSQGIISLILILCLASAFFTGIIGVHAIFGGFMAGLIIPRENRFNIRVTEKLEDLIGAIFLPLYFTLSGLNTNLGLLNSGTAWGYVFATTIVALLSKIIGASVAARYTGMVWRESFSIGVLMSCKGLVELIVLNIGLSANILSTRTFTIFVVMALLTTFATTPIVSVLYPPWYQVKIAAWRRGEIDWDTGAPISPSDTDESTKRQASMKRVGRLLVYLRLDSMPTILNLLSLFGGSSAPQASTRSEEDHPIEPVTDNSVLSSSPTKAVWAHGLRLVQLTDRDSSVMTVSQVAEYSRHDPIVNTFRTVGQLHHLAASGEVGVMPETRFAEALVTKAAKMSSDLVLLPWSETGGIGDSPVLSSATVEDKMASSYGTFVRSVLESHDHNIAVFFPRSDDADNKDKMAERAKLTRQYSISHMKEDMPAAPQANKPYHIFLPYFGEEDDKLALVLVLQLCEKSNATATIMQITTHNEPGTASSGAAEDFFDLAADKLPAEAATRVKFERSNGPTTMEELIQHSTADANADESKSQRLIVVGRSSGAKMDVGKLTHSMREELRSCLGAVAGHFITGGVRADLMVVQSKKVVEST; this comes from the exons AtgtccaccaccatcgcctcggccgccgtgtCTATTGCGACAAAGACGCTGACCGTTACGGCGGCTGCGACCAGTGCTGGAGGTGATGCGAACCGAGCCCCTCCACaaggcggcgtcctcgagggcgctAACCCCTCCAAATACGACCCTGGCAACCCCATCATCCTCTTCATCATCCAGACAtgcctcatcgtcatcgtctgcCACGTCCTCCACTGGCCGTTGGCCAAGATTCGCCAGCCTcgcgtcatcgccgaggtTGTCGGCGGTATCATCCTCGGGCCCTCGGTCATGGGCCACGTCCCAGGCTTTCGCGAGGCCATCTTCCCCAAGGCCTCCCTCTCCAACCTAAACCTCGTCGCCAATCTCGGTCTGGTGCTCTAcctcttcctcatcggcctcgaaACCGACGTCCGCTTCCTCATTAGCAACTGGCGTGTTGCCACTTCTGTCGCAtttgccggcctcgcgctgcCCTTTGGCTTGGGCTGCGCCCTGGCCTGGGGTATCTACCATGCCTTCCGCGATGATGCCGGCATCAAACCCATCAACTTCGAGGTTTACATGCTCTTTATCGGCATTGCAATTGCCATTACG GCTTTCCCCGTGCTCTGCCGCATCTTGACGGAGCTCAAGCTCCTCGACACATCCGTCGGTGTCATTACCTTATCGGCAGGCGTCGCCAACGATGTCGTCG GATGGGTTCTCCTCGCTCTTTGCGTTGCCCTCGTCAACGCAGGGAGCGGCCTCACGGCGCTTTGGATCTTGTTGTGCTGCTTGGGATTCATGCTCTTGCTCATGTACGGCGTCAGGCCAGCCCTGATctggcttcttcgccgcACCGGAAGTATCGAGAACGGCCCATCGCAGGGTATCATCTCTCTTATTCTTAtcctctgcctcgcctccgccttTTTCACAGGCATCATTGGCGTTCACGCCATTTTTGGTGGCTTCATGGCCGGTCTCATCATCCCGCGCGAGAACAGGTTCAACATTCGAGTGacggagaagctcgaggacctcatCGGTGCCATCTTCCTGCCGCTTTACTTTACCTTGTCCGGCCTCAACACGAACCTTGGCCTGCTCAACTCCGGGACAGCCTGGGGCTACGTCTTCGCCACCACCATTGTCGCTCTGCTCAGCAAGATCATcggcgcgtccgtcgccgcccgatATACCGGCATGGTGTGGCGAGAGTCCTTTTCCATTGGTGTATTGATGAGCTGCAAGGGCTTGGTCGAACTGATTGTGTTG AACATTGGCTTGAGTGCAAACATTCTAAGTACCCGCACGTTTACCATCTTTGTTGTCATGGCACTTCTCACGACCTTTGCGACGACCCCTATCGTCTCTGTCCTCTACCCTCCGTGGTATCAAGTCAAGATTGCAGCCTGGAGGCGTGGGGAGATTGACTGGGACACGGGGGCACCAATCTCGCCTTCGGACACGGATGAGTCAACCAAGAGACAAGCTTCGATGAAGAGGGTCGGCCGACTGCTGGTATACCTCAGACTCGATAGCATGCCCACGATTCTCAATCTCCTGTCGCTGTTCGGTGGCTCCTCCGCGCCACAGGCCTCCACCCGCTCTGAAGAGGACCACCCAATTGAGCCCGTGACCGACAACTCGGTCTTGTCCAGTAGCCCAACTAAGGCAGTCTGGGCTCACGGATTGCGGCTTGTACAGCTCACCGACCGAGATTCCTCCGTCATGACTGTATCCCAAGTTGCAGAGTACAGCAGGCACGATCCCATTGTCAACACGTTCCGTACCGTCGGTCAgctccaccacctcgccgcctcgggcgaggTGGGCGTCATGCCCGAGACGCGATTCGCCGAGGCACTCGTTACAAAGGCAGCCAAAATGTCGTCAGATCTCGTCCTCCTTCCTTGGAGTGAAACGGGCGGCATTGGCGACTCGCCGGTTCTGTCCTCAGCAACGGTAGAGGACAAGATGGCATCTTCATACGGAACTTTTGTGCGGTCGGTCTTGGAGTCGCATGACCACAACATTgccgtcttcttcccccgcagcgatgacgccgacaaCAAGGACAAGATGGCAGAGCGAGCCAAGCTCACACGACAGTATTCCATCAGCCACATGAAGGAAGACATGCCGGCTGCTCCCCAGGCCAACAAGCCGTACCACATCTTCCTCCCGTACTttggggaggaggacgacaagCTGGCTCTTGTTCTCGTCCTGCAGCTCTGCGAAAAGTCCAATGCTACGGCGACAATCATGCAAATCACCACTCATAATGAACCCGGAACAGCATCGTctggagccgccgaggatTTCTTCGACCTGGCTGCAGACAAGCTCCCCGCTGAGGCGGCTACTCGCGTCAAATTTGAGCGTTCCAACGGACCGACGACCATGGAAGAGCTTATTCAACACAGCACCGCCGATGCCAACGCAGACGAGTCCAAGTCCCAGAGACTCATTGTTGTCggtcgcagcagcggcgccaagATGGACGTGGGAAAGCTGACGCACAGTATGAGGGAAGAGTTGAGGAGTTGCCTGGGCGCGGTTGCTGGCCATTTCATcacgggcggcgtgcgggcggACCTGATGGTTGTGCAGTCCAAGAAGGTTGTGGAGAGCACTTGA